The sequence below is a genomic window from Methanofollis sp..
GTTGCCGAGGATTGCGGTGAGGATGTTGTTGAAGTCATGGGAGATCCCTCCGGCGAGCACCCCCAGAGACCCGAGTTTCTCTGCCTTCATCCGCTCCTCCTCGATCTTCTTTCCGAGGGTGATGTCCCTGATAATCAGCACGTTGCCGAAGATCCGATCGGCACCGCCCCTGATAGGCGCACTGCTGTAGGATACCGGACATCCTGATCCAGATCGTGAGAGGAGGAGGCACTCGACGGGGTCGCCCTCCCGGCACGGGACAGGCGAGGGGAGGGGAGAGTGCGTGGAGGGATCGGCGAGACGAAGGACATCACCAAGTGGGCGGGCGATAGCTTCCGTCTCCGTCCATCCGGTGAGACTCGCGGCAACACTGTTGATCAGGACGATCCGACCATCGGTGTCGGTGGCGATGACCCCATCCCCGATGGACGCTAGAGTTACGGAAAGCCGCTCTTTTTCCTCTAAAACAGTTTCTTCGGCGTGTTTTCGGTGGAACGCGACCGCTGCCAGATTGACAAAGGTCTGGAGCACGTCAAGCCTCTCGGGGGCCACCTCTTCGGTGACAACGACGGAGACATTTCCGAAGAGGCGTCCATTTCTGGCGATACTCATTGTATAGATGCACTTGATGGGATAGACCTTCTCGATAAGGCGGCATACGGATTCAGGGATATTTCCCGAGGTGAGGTAATGGATGTCATTGCCCAGTTTCTGGAAGGTGCCCGGGATCTGTCCGGACTCGATCGCGGAGCGCGACGGGAATCTCATGTCATAGATCCATTCCCTCAATATCTTCATGATTTTCCCGAGGACCATACCATCACCGGAGATGGTACGAACCGTGTACCTGTTCGATGCCGCGTCATAGGAGGCGATGACGACAACCGAACAAGGTACCTGTGTCCGGATCTCCTCTCCGATATAGTCATAGATTTCGTCCTCTTTGAACTCGACAAAATGCATCGAAGCGGCGGAGAGGAACTGGAGATCCCGAAGGTGCTGGCACTCCCGCTCCTCCACTTCCTTCTCGTGAGAACGATCTTCGATCACCATCAGAACCAGAGGCCGGGTCTCACTTTCCAGCCATGACACCGTGATCACAAGGGGAATCCGGGTGCCGTCCTTGCAGAGGCCCTCCGCTTCCAGCGTGAGGGCAGACCCGTCCGAGATTTTCCGGGCCCATGCCCTCTGCTGTCCCGGAAAGATCGTCGAAATATTTTTTTCCAGAATTTCGTCTGCAGAATAATCAAAGAGAGATGCAGCCGCCGGGTTCCAGTAGCATATGGTGTTGTCAGGCCTGAGAACGACGATCGCGTCGCCAAAGGCATCACCGATCCGACGG
It includes:
- a CDS encoding PAS domain-containing protein produces the protein MRSDTSERNICGADSRLRRIGDAFGDAIVVLRPDNTICYWNPAAASLFDYSADEILEKNISTIFPGQQRAWARKISDGSALTLEAEGLCKDGTRIPLVITVSWLESETRPLVLMVIEDRSHEKEVEERECQHLRDLQFLSAASMHFVEFKEDEIYDYIGEEIRTQVPCSVVVIASYDAASNRYTVRTISGDGMVLGKIMKILREWIYDMRFPSRSAIESGQIPGTFQKLGNDIHYLTSGNIPESVCRLIEKVYPIKCIYTMSIARNGRLFGNVSVVVTEEVAPERLDVLQTFVNLAAVAFHRKHAEETVLEEKERLSVTLASIGDGVIATDTDGRIVLINSVAASLTGWTETEAIARPLGDVLRLADPSTHSPLPSPVPCREGDPVECLLLSRSGSGCPVSYSSAPIRGGADRIFGNVLIIRDITLGKKIEEERMKAEKLGSLGVLAGGISHDFNNILTAILGNITLAKGDLAPGTFAFERINEAERGIERAKEITAQLLAFSTGGAPVRSLTALPGYIGDVVESTLSGSNVRCVLSFDDDLRPVHIDTRQFSSVIRNLVVNAVQAMPGGGLIRIRAENVVLPEGNAAMLPEGDYVRIRVEDEGPGIPPDLLSGIFDPYVAMKKGGDGLGLAAARTIIQNHGGRITAESPRGGGAVFVILLPPAGYLDPGGEESGFDAGTRPAGPGRILLMDDDDGILEVAGILIQRLGYGVVTASCGEEVVECYRHAMAGGRPFDAVILDLTVPKGMGGVETVGVLRTMDSRVRAIVSSGYSAKPVMAEYEKYGFCAVLRKPYTGAELADVLNRAIHPDEKINGHTGLSSRTQ